Genomic DNA from Coregonus clupeaformis isolate EN_2021a chromosome 9, ASM2061545v1, whole genome shotgun sequence:
GTTAAACATAGGCTAAGTCTGGCATAAGCTTATTCCCACACTTTACAATAACTCTGTTGCAGTGGTCTTAGGTAGTCTCCATATAGGCTATTCCCTCCATCGTCGAGACCGCTGCCCAGTTGAAGAGCTTGTGATCTCCATGCAGCACCATGCGCCTTCGGAAAAGCACCCCTCAGCCTCAAAAGATGCCCTTCTGGAGGCATGCAGCCATAGAGTCATTATACCctaaatgtaggcctatttgcctACTAGCCAAATAAAGTGCAGAGCATGCATGATGCATGCAACTCGTCATTCCAACATATTTGAACATTTAATTCATCCTtcattcagttcagtcagtcagtatgtcaTCAATTCAGTCATTTGTCTGAGTTGCAATAGGAACTAaatcaaagagaatagaacagtcTTATCCATTTGTTTATTGAAATCCATGTGTATTCAAAATGATCTAAATCCTCCAAAGTTCCTTACTTTAAAGCCTATCACTTTAATAATTCAATGTTTAATTTAGGCCTATCCAAATTAAACATAGGCCTTCAACTTGTAGGCATTGCAATTTCGCCTATCATTTTGGGTACTGGTGTCTTGCGGAATAATTTTAGAACTCTATTTGTGTTTTATACCTGCTTTATTATAGGGCTCTCCTTAAAAAGACACCCTAGCTCTCAGGCCTCTAAATATAGCCTCTAAATAAATGTTCAACAAAATAGTTGAAGCAGCACGTGCAGTGGCTGATGGGGAAAACAGATCTGGCACTAAGAATAGTCTATAGATAGTCTTGACCATTTGGAACTCCTTGGCTATTTCACTCAGGACAGGTTATAGCCAATACTTTATTTATTGATATGGATATAGCCTCTGCGTGATGGGGTTGTGAAACGCAAATGGATATAACAAGCCTACATACAGAGTGGAATTCACTAATACAACAGTCAAAATGCCTAATTTAAGGCCTACAGTACGTGCTCCCAAATACTGGAAAAAGTGTGATTCATTAGGTTACATGATCACCACAATAGCCCCACGCGTCTATAAAAATAAATTATGCAATTATATGGCCATTAAATAACACACAACAGCATGGTATATTTAGATAGTGGAATAGGCAAGGCTCTTCTGTGTCTTTATCGTTCTCACACAAGGCCCAAACCTATACTACGCCATCTACTGGTATAACATCGTTATTGAATGCAGTTCTAAAACAAGCTCTAGATttttattttggaaatgaaaCCGGAAGCTGTAAAGCAACTATCGTCTGGACTCGACTTGCTTGATTGACTAACTTCAACTATCGTCTGGCCTCGAGTTGCTTGATTGACTAACTTCAACTATCGTCTGGACTAGAGTTGCTTGACTAACTAACTTCAACTATCGTCTGGACTAGAGTTGCTTGACTAACTAACTTCAATTATCGTCTGGACTCGAGTTGCTTGACTAACTAACATCAACTATCGTCTGGACTAGAGTTGATTGACTAACTAACTTCAACTATCTACGTTCGCTTTATGTCCTTTGCAGATGCCACATTCCTGACAAATGTTTGTACACATAAAAAAGATCTGTAAATATTCATTAATAGTCGTAACATAGGGTGTTTACAGATCTATTTTAACGTTTACGTTTCATGTTTCACGCATGTCTGAcctcacaacagcagtcaagcatccaaactggctaacgttggctagctacttccagacacaaatgagagaacacctcactctgaccattttactcatcctagcagagctggttaggctgttttcatgttatccagagcgttggtgattgTAAgtgttattctgcgctctggcacactcagacgagagtgctctgaaatcggagtagataaccagagtgaatttacgaacacaccccttGGGTGTTGTTGGACCCAGTGTTCTACACAGTCAGTGTGGAAGATTACTTTGCAGTGATTGTGCATGATGCAAATACTGTAGAAAAAACAGCCCTTCTGTTTGTTACAAGAATCATTACAGTGACTGAAGGGCTCCCCCTGCAGGTGAACACTAAGCACAACCCCTGAGCTGGTCAAAGTCCAGTTCAAAAGTAGCATGCCGTTACAAAAAAATGTGAGTGTTCCTATTAAAATTTTGGAAGCATTCAAACAGTGTGCGGGGtgttctccctctttttctctgagaacatgtagcctggtcccagatctgtacgTGCATTTAGCCAACTCCAACGACTATAGGAGTGGTCATGCAACAATAATCAGAGGGGTTGGCTAAAGTACAGATCTGTGAGCAGGCAAAGTCTAACTCCAACCCTATGATGGAGTGTGAATGGAGATCAGCTGAGGCAGACAGGCGTTGGGCTTCGGGGAAATCTGGGTCATCTTCACATAACTGGTTTGGCCTTATTCAACATTTAGCGCTGGAACAATGTACCTCTGTGTTCGGACTGACTAGGTGATTATCTCTCTCGTGGATCCTCTACTCCACTAGCACAGAGCCAGTCAtagagagatagcaagagggaGAACGTTTGGCCAACTTTCTAGTACAATGCCATGTTTCTGCCTCTAGGCATTCAATCAATCCATTCATAAGTTCAAGTAGTTCAGTTCGGTAGCTCGGTTTAGAATTGTCAATATTCAGTGGATTGTCATTGGTCAGTATTGTCCAGGAGGCGCCAACATGGCTGCCGTGGATTTTAAGAGCATGTCCTCTAAGAGCACCATCATGCTTTGGACTGTTGAAACCTCAATGACAAAACTCACCTCATTGTCAGACTCTACCAGGACCTGGTCGTATTCACTGAGAGCCACCAGGAACATGATGGAGGTGACATTCTCAAAGCAGTGGATCCATTTCCGCCTCTCGGACCTCTGGCCACCCACATCCACCATTCTGAGAACAGCAGCACAGCACCATGCGGTTTAGAGACAACTCTCAGGTATAGAGAACACAGAGTTCTAATGGGTTATGATGAGTTATTACATTATAATTACCATGTATTGAACCGAAAAGCATGGAGATGGAGCAACATCAATTTGTATTTGAATAATTCAAAATGGAGTCTTTTAATACCAGTTACTTTTCTAGGATAATCTTTATCACTTGTGTTGACCAGACAGGGATGCAGTAGTAGGCTATGTGGATGTTTACCTGAAGACCACACTCTGGAGGTCAAAGGGGTACTCTATGATGCCTGTGGTGGGGACCCTGACCCTGAGCACGTCCTGCTGGGTCGGCACATAAGATGACTCAGCTATACGGTCCAGTGCATTCAAGTAGCTGAAAGGGCATGAGAGAGATGgggttatttattattattatggtgttAACAGTTCTGTTACTCAGTAGATCACTTCTCAGAAAAACACGGAAGTCATAAGATACGGATCTTTCACCCGACCATCACAATAGCAATCAATCTGGCCATTGGATCGCGTTATTGTTTACCTGAATCTGCACAGCCTTTTATGCCTGAGATGTGTCTCAACATAACTGGGATTGGACAAGTGGAAACTATTTGGGAAGAGTGTGGGAGTAGTTACTGGTCTCTGTGTCCACTCACTATTTGGCAGTCTACACTAGAGGCTGGTATGTATTGGTTTACTCACTATTTGGCAGAGTCTGAGAGCTGGTATTCCCTCTTCCGATCGTAGCATTCCTGGATCCCTGGGTCATTCCATAGACTCTTAATGGCGTCAACGTACGGATTTGTAAACATTGTGACCTTCTCCACGTCCACTTCAATGACAATATTTGCATGGCcctgaaagaggagagagagaagggggaagagatCATTCCATGAGAGACATTTGTCTGAGTGATCACGTTTATTGTAAATGGAAGCCAAGGGATTGTGTTAGCTTGGCCTCAGACCTATCTAGAAATGAAATGGGTGTTAGTGCATGGAAGGTAGCACATAGGTGTGAGGCAGTGAATTTGTATGATTAATAGGCCCCATATGGTGGCTTTAGGGTGAGGGATAGAGAGCTATGTTATTAAGCATTATCTTGTGGCATATTGGTCCCAGGAGTTGCCCTACTTTACGTGTGTACCAACAGTCAACCACATGTGTACTTTTTACAAGACCTTCAGTCTGTCATCCTGCTCAGTAACTAATGACATCACCAACtatgcagaaagtaaacaaagTTACAGATATCATAACGACATCACCTAACCCTTTACTACAATACTCCCTGAGCCTCAGAGACTGCAGAAACAAATAAAAGGTCTGTACAAACATGGGCCTAGCCATTACGGCCAGGATCGGGAGGTTTTTCTGACAATGAAAAGCCTCTAGACTAGAGGCTATAACTAAGGCCCAGAGTGTTTCCAGAGTGGTGTCATGGTCTGGAAAAACTCAAGTCTATAAAACAAATGATGATGCAAAAAGTCCTCACAAATAGATTTGTGTGCGCCAACACAAAATGTTGGCAAAAAACTGGCAAAGTTGGTATAGATGGAACAACAGAAAGGTCACCTGGTTGTCTTCACATTTGTAAGGGATCTGAAGGGTCTCCATAGCGTGGATCATGGTCTGCATGGCAGTGAAGATGTTCTGGTACACCAGCTTGGTGAAGCCTCGCTTGTCCTCCTCGGAGTAGCCCGTCCCATGGATGATCCTCATCTGCTTGATGAAGGTGCTTTTCCCACTCTCACCAGTCCCTGGGAAAAAAAGCTCAGAGATTAACTCCGTTTCACTTTTAAATTACCCACACAGTAGCCTGGCGCTGCCAATGAAAGCCAAGGCACATTTTAAGCTTATAATAGAGTGTCATCTTTATATTGTCAATTTGATGAACAAGCGAAATGTAGATTAAACTATTGCAGAGTAACCCAAACATTTTGATTGAAATACAAATTGTCACCTGCTACTGAAGAGTAGCACTGTGTTTTGGCCATGGAATGTTGATACAATAGTTTCAGGGTGTGGTCTATTGTATGTGCACTGGAAAATATTTCTCATCTCCAAACCTAAATAGGCAGTGACCATGGCAAGAGTTGATTGATTTCTAAGAAATGTGGCCCCTCTGCAATTAAACAACCTATCCTTTATAGTAGCAATGGTAACCCTTCCTTAGTCATCTAACAAACTACATGAGCCTGGTTGCTGTCAACATTCTTTCCTTGAGTTATAACTTATTTTGCTCCCAGCATGGTGACAGTTGTGAGCTGGATGTGTGAACTTAATGAATTATTCTACATATTTCAGTTATATAAACATCACAGAGTACTAAAGACATTGCACTACAATAAACATAACAGAttaggctggtgggaggagctataggaggacaggctcattgtaatggccgGAATGGAATATCTGGAaaggagtcaaacatgtggtttccatatgtctGATGTGTTTGATAactttccatttattccattccagccattacaatgagcccgtcctcctatagctcctcccaccagcctcctgaAACATTGTTTTCTTGGCAATATCTCAAATAAATTCAAATTGCCAGGCAATATGTTTTTTATAGGTGTGTGCATTGAAATAACTGATACAATGTAACAATGGTTGTGTCAGTGATACAATGAAAATGTTTCAAATAATGATACAATGTCATATCAGTGCTTTGAGTGGGAATTAGAACTTTGATAGTTAGTTTACCAAGAAGCAACAGCTTAAACTCGCGGCGCGAGTCTTTCTTGTCCCGGCGAAGCTGCCTTTCGATCTCGTCGTTGATCCGTCGAGCCTCCTTCCCCTCTTCGCTGAGGCAACAGGCCCCTACGGAGCCCAAAGTCATGACTCTCTTGATAACACTTACTTTTGGGTCGAGGAGGTAGGCCTATATTCCAAAGTGGGAAggggaaaaaaagaagaaaaaatgaaAATTGTTAGGGCGAAAGACACATTTTGtcactttttttaaataaatgtttataTTTCACTAAAATAAATGTCTTCCCTCAGCTCTGACTAGCTCTGACTGAATTCTCACTCTACAGTGCGATGCATAGCCTACGGTCTGGAGTCCACAGTAAAAGCCAAGCGTAATAACACGAATACAATTCTCTGAAACTGATAGAACCTTTGGCAGAAACATAAATAAACCACTTGTTATTTTATATTTATGTAAACTGCGGTCCCATTAAGAAATGCAATAGCAGCCAATCCGTTGGGAGAATGAATAATAAAATACCAACATGTAAACAGAAAATAAAATCTTTACCTCCAATAGTTGAACTCCGGGTGTGGTGAGTGAATATGGCGGACTTTTACTCCATATCGccacaaatgtataaaaaacgaAATTCCATTATTCCACAGGagaaacaaaaaagaatcccATACCACAATATGTTCCTTTTGAATTTGTCTTCATTGAAGATTCATTGCTTAACGTTGTTCTATTTTTTCTATTGTCCCCTTCGCTTGTCCCATCTGTAATTTCATTAGGTACAGAATACAGTGTACTCTGTCTGGAGCCTATGTGAACCTAGCAGCAAAAAGTCAGGGTGCCATCAAAATAAAAGATCTCTACACAGTAAAACATtttcttcatcttcatccaccCTTGTCATTCTTCTTCAACATCACTCATCCTTGTCGTTATTTACGTTTttctcttcatcatcatcatcatcattctaCATCTTAATCATCTTCACCAACTTAAAAAGTGTGTGCCTATGAGTTGGGTGTGTCGGAGAGTGTCTCGAAGTAGAGGACTCTTATTTAGTCCCATTATTGCTGCCAGCTGCTGTCGTGTTGTGCTGGCGTAACTCAAGCCCTGAACCATGTGACGTTAGGAGAGGGGCGTGTTTAGATGGGAAAGGATCATGAAGGTATGTCGCTAAATATGTTACATTGTAATGAAACAAATGTCCGGTGGCACATAAAAATGGTGGGCATTTCACTACTTAAATAAACAATAACATATATTTGATTGAAGAATATATAGGCTAATTTCACCAATCTTAAAATgtggtgtcaagttggctggatatcatttgggtggtggactattcttgatacacagggaaacctgttgagcgtgaaaaacccagcagcgttgcagttcttgacacaatcggtgcgcctggcacctactaccattccccattcaaaggcacttacaacttttgtcttgcccattcaccctctgaatggctcaCATACCCAacgtcgcaattcaatggctcagacacaagacgtatgtggcagggtctacagacaatcacggattacaaatggaaaaccagccacgtcatggacaccgacgtcttgcttccagacaagctataCACCTTCTtagcccgctttgaggataacagtgccaccgacgtggcCCACCTccaaaggactgtgggctctcgttctccatggccgacatgagtaagacgtttaagcatgttaaccctcacaaggctgccggcccagactgcatccctagccgcatcctcaaagcatgcacagaccagctggctggagtgtttatggacatattcaatctctccctatcccagtctgctgtccccacttgcttcaagatgtccaccattgttcctgtacccaagaaagcaagggtaactgaactaaatgactatctccctgtagcactcacttctgtcatcatgaagtgctttgagaggctagttcaGGATCAtgtcacctccacctccaccttacctgacaccctagacccacttcaatttgcataccgccccaacagatccacagaatgCAAGAGGAATACCAATGTAAGAAtattgttcattgactatagctcagccttcaacaccatagtaccctccaagctcgtcattaagctcggggccctgggtctgaaccccgccctgtgcaactgggtcctggacttcctgacggtccgCCCTCAGGTGgcgaaggtaggaaacaacacctccactacgctgatcctcaacacaggggccctacAAGGATGCTTGCTCAGCCCCCTGCTGTACTCCCAGTTCACCCAtaactgcgtggccatgcacgcctccaactcaatcatcaagtttgcagacgacacaacagtactaggcctgattaccaacaatgacgagaaagcctacagggaggaggtgagggccctggcggagtggtgccaggctaataacctctccctcaacgtcaacaaaactaaggagctgatagtggacttcaggagacagcagatggagcacgcccccatccacatcgacggggccgcagtggagaatgTGAAAAGCTTAAATttcctcggcgtacatatcactgacaatatgaaatggtccacccacacagacagtgtggtgaaggcgTAACAGCTCCTCTTCAACCTCAAATAAATTAGGCTTGGTCTCTAAGACCCgtacaaacttttacagatgcacaattgagagcttcctgtatcaccgcctggtacggcaactacaCCCACaaacgcagggctctccagagggtggtgtggtctgcccaacgcatcaccgggggcacactacctgcccttcaggacatctacagcacccgatgtcacagtaaggccaaaaagatcatcaaggacatcaaccacccgagccacagcctgttcacaccgctatcatccagaaggcgaggtcaatacaggtgcatcaaagctgggaccgagagactgaaaaacaggtatctttgttgcctctctgattaatgccctccttgtctggtccgtgagtttggtgggcagccctctcttggcaggtttgttgtggtgccatattctttaaattttttaataatggatttaagtgctccgtgggatgttcaaaactTCGGATATtcttttagaacccaaccctgatctgtacttctccacaactttgtccctgacctgtttggagagctccttggtcttcatggtgctgcttgcttggtggtgccccttgcttagtggtgttgcagactctggggcctttcagaacaggtgtatatttactgagatcatgtgacagatcatgttacacttagattgcacacaggtggactttattttactaattatgtgacttctgaaggtaattggttgcaccagatcttatttaggggcttcatagcaaagggggtgaaacaagttatttttttcatttcacttcaccaatttggactattttgtgtatgtccattacatgaaatccaaataaaaatccatttaaattacaggttgtaatgcaacaaaataggaaaaacgccaagggggatgaatacttttgcaaagcactttatctcaaggccatcagactgttaaatagccatcactagccggctaccacccggttactcaaccctgcaccttagaggctgctgccctatgtacatagatatggaatcactggtcactttataatgtttaaatactgtattctactgtattttagtcaatgccactccgacattgctcgtcctaatatctatttatttcttaattccattattttacttttagatttgtgtgtattgttgtgaattgttagatactactgcactgttggagctaggaacacaagcatttcgctacacccacaataacatctactaaatatacagctgtggaaaaaattaagagaccactgcagatttttcttaaatcagcatctctacatgtatgacagccattccattccagtgtcagttgaattccaacacaggcacacctcattctactgagttaggtactgattaggtgatcacatgaaccaaatcgtatttaacgaggaaaagtataaaaaccactgctgtggtcatcactatcctcttgcaataggaccagctggatggcaaaaactgtGCTAATAGTAcatcaaaagtaatattaatcaaaaaataactattgaccatgccaaaagagttgaaaaggaaagttttgagtgaggaaaagaaggtttcaattctggctttactggcagagggatacagtgagcgtcaggttgcttccatccttaaaatgtcaaagacggcggttcataagaacaaggttaAGCAGCAGatattggggacaacaaagctatagaccggcagagggcgaaaacgactctctactgaccgggatgaccgccaacacatttgaatgtcactcaacaactgtaggatgacatcaagtgacctacaaaaagaatggcaaacggcagctggagtgaagtgcatggcgaggacggttcgaaacaggctcctaggggcagggctgaagtcgtgtaaagctagaaaaaagcccttcatcaatgagaagcaaagaagaggtctcctgtagctcagttggtagagcatggcgcttgcaacgccagagttgtgggttcgattcccacggggggccagtatgaaaaatgtatgcactcactaactgtaagtcgctctggataagagcgtctgctaaataactaaaatgtaaaatgtaaagagccaggctgaggtttgcaaaagaccataaggattggaccgtagaggactggagtaaggtcatcttctctgatgagtccaattttcagctttgcccaacgcctggtcgtctaatggttagacggagacctggacaggcctacaagccagtgtctcgcacccactgtgaaatttggtggaggatcggtgatgatctggggttgcttcagcaaggctggaatc
This window encodes:
- the LOC121573520 gene encoding guanine nucleotide-binding protein G(q) subunit alpha, translating into MTLGSVGACCLSEEGKEARRINDEIERQLRRDKKDSRREFKLLLLGTGESGKSTFIKQMRIIHGTGYSEEDKRGFTKLVYQNIFTAMQTMIHAMETLQIPYKCEDNQGHANIVIEVDVEKVTMFTNPYVDAIKSLWNDPGIQECYDRKREYQLSDSAKYYLNALDRIAESSYVPTQQDVLRVRVPTTGIIEYPFDLQSVVFRMVDVGGQRSERRKWIHCFENVTSIMFLVALSEYDQVLVESDNENRMEESKALFRTIITYPWFKDSSIILFLNKIDLMQEKILYSHLVDYFPEYDGPQRDPQAGREFILKMFVDLNPDCDKIYSHFTCATDTENIRFVFAAVKDFILQLNLKEYNLV